In Rissa tridactyla isolate bRisTri1 chromosome 2, bRisTri1.patW.cur.20221130, whole genome shotgun sequence, a single window of DNA contains:
- the CMTM6 gene encoding CKLF-like MARVEL transmembrane domain-containing protein 6, whose amino-acid sequence MENGAVYNETTEPQAKSPRRPFGCTLRHLWGWRLPAKALQAILSLLAVICEEIVEDCIKCGGLYFFEFTSCSAFLLSLLILCVYCTDVYETFGEEKVQKVNFWAMVAIGVWFLLASIVLAATSSGSAVEKAACAFGFLASGAFLAEIIVEYFLSRKQNVDRHTENPGNTQNATENQPLNKQS is encoded by the exons ATGGAGAACGGCGCTGTCTACAACGAGACCACCGAGCCTCAGGCCAAGTCGCCCCGCCGCCCCTTCGGCTGCACCCTGCGGCACCTCTGGGGATGGCGGCTGCCCGCCAAAGCGCTCCAAGCG attctctctcttctggctgtTATTTGTGAAGAAATTGTGGAGGATTGTATCAAGTGTGGAGGACTTTACTTCTTTGAATTCACAAGCTGCAGCGCCTTTCTTTTGAGCCTCCTCATCCTGTGTGTGTATTGCACTGATGTATACGAAACGTTTGGCGAAGAAAAAGTACAGAAAGTg AATTTTTGGGCCATGGTAGCCATAGGTGTCTGGTTTCTGTTAGCATCAATAGTGCTTGCTGCGACCAGCTCTGGGTCTGCTGTTGAAAAAGCTGCATGT GCATTTGGATTTCTTGCAAGTGGTGCATTTTTAGCTGAAATTATTGTAGAGTATTTTCTCAGTCGGAAACAAAACGTCGACAGACACACTGAAAATCCTGGCAACACTCAGAATGCCACAGAAAATCAGCCACTGAATAAACAAAGCTAA